TGGTGGGGACGGGCTGCACGGACATGGTGCTCTCCTGGGTCGGTGTGGGCACGGGCCGGTCGGTGGCCAGTGGTGCGGGCGAAGGGGAGGAGTTGGGTGGGGTGAGCGGCAAGGTCATCCGGATCTGCGCGCCATCGTCGGCAGGCAGCGCGCGGATGGTCCCGCCGTGCATGGTGACCACCCAGGCGGCGATGGCCAGACCGAGGCCGGTGCCACCCCCTCCGTCCCCGCCGGGACCGAAGCGGTGGAAGAGGCGCTCGGCGCGCTCCGGCGAGAGGCCGGGCCCGTCGTCGGCGACGGTGAGGGTCCACTGGTGGGCATCGGTGCGGGCGGTCATCGTCACCGTGCAGCCGCTCGGGCTGTGCCGGATGGCGTTGTCGAGCAGGTTGGCGGTGACCTGGGCCAGGCGCGACCGGTCACCGGTGATGGTGAGGTCTACGGGTTCGACGTCGACGACGAGGGAGACGCCGCGCCCTTGGAGGGCAGCCTCGTCGACGGCTTCGTCGAGCAGGTCCTGCACGCGGACTCGACCGGGGGAGAAGGGGACTCCGCGTCCGTCAGGTCGTGACAGGTCGAGCAGGTCGGTGACGAGGGAGCCGAGTCGCTCGGACTGGGCCAGCGCTGCGCGCAGGGTGCTCTCGTCGGGGGGCGTCACACCGTCGGCGAGGTTTTCCAGCAGGGCCTGCTGTGCGCTCAGCGGGGTGCGCAGCTCGTGGGCGACGGTCGCGACGAGGCGACGACGGTGCTCCTCGCTCTGCTCGAGCTCGGTGGCCATCGAGGTGAAGGCGCGGGCGAGCACACCCACTTCGTCCTGGCTGGATGTCGTGATGGCTGCGGCGTAGTCCCCCTTCGCCATGCGTTGTGCGGCGTCGGTCATCTGCAGCAGCGGGGTGGTCATGCCCGAGGCGAGCCACCGGGTGACGACGAGGGCGACGCCGACGGTCGCCGGCAGCCCGAGCCACAGGGGGACCCCTGCGTCGGTGCCGATCGTGCCGACTACTGCGGCGACGAGCACGCTGGCGCCGACGAGCACGGTCAGGCGGGTGCGGATCGAGCTGAGCCCAGCGAGGGGCTGCGAGCGGTTCACTGCCCGGATCCGTCGTCGAGGGCGTAGCCGACGCCGTGCACGGTGCGGATGCGGTGCGCGCCCACCTTGGTGCGCAAGGACTTGATGTGGCTGTCGAGGCTGCCGCGTCCCAGCCCGTCGTCCCAGCCCCACAGGTCGGCGACGATGTGTTCCCGGCGCAAAACGACTCCGGGCTCGCGGGCGAGCAGCGTGATCAGGTCGAACTCGGTCGGCGTGAGGTGCACCGCGTGACCGCTGACGGTGCAGCGTCGGGTGCGCTCGTCGAGGAGCAGTCCGTCGTGCTGGACCGGCCCGTCGTCGCTGCGACCCAGCTCGGCCGCCCGCTCGACCCGCCGCAGCAGGGCTCGGACCCGGGCGACGACCTCGCGCATCCGGAAGGGCTTGGTCAGGTAGTCGTCGGCGCCGACGCCGAGCCCGACGATGATGTCGCTCTCGTCGTCGCGGGCCGTGAGCATGAGGACGGGCACCGGCCGCACGGCCTGGATGCGACGGCAGACCTCGAGCCCGTCGAAGCCGGGGAGCATGAGGTCGAGGACGACGACCTCGGGGGAGTGCTCGGCGAAGGCGGTCACCGCGCTCGGTCCGTCGTGGGCCCGCGTGACCTCGAAGCCCTCGGCCACGAAGCGGTCCGTCAGGGCCTGGTTGATCGTCGGGTCGTCCTCGACGATCAGGACGCGCGGGGAGGGGGTGGGAGGCATGCCCTCAATCTAGGCAGCCGCGCTAAGGGATCGCCGGGAGTAAATCTGCAGATCCTCTGGAGATCCGGACACGGGCGCTCGAGTCCCGCATTTCCTTAAGGTCGTGCGAAGGGGGGAGAGGTCACCCGACCGGGAGGCGGGAGACGAACTGCCGCAGCTGCTCGATGTTGCGCACCTCGTGCATGTCGACGACCTGCCCGTACTGGCTGGCGACCGAGTCGCCGGTGTCCCACATGCCCGACCGCTCGGGGTTGAGCCAGACGGCGTGCTTGGCCCGGGAGACCAGCTCACGCAGGGCGTCCACCTGCGGGTCGGTGCCGTTGGTGCGGGCGTCGCCGAGAATGAGCACGGTCGAGCGCGGCCCCACGGCATCGAGGTGGTGCTCGACGGCGTCGACGAAGGCCGAGCCGTAGTCGCTCGAGCCGTGCCAACGGGTCATCTGCGCCTCCCGGGAGACGCGTTCGCTGATGTCCTCGCCGAACTGCGCCTCGCGCACCAGCTCGGTGATGTCGTCGCAGGTGTTGATGAAGCCGATGAAGCGCACCCGGCGGAAGGCCCCGGCCAGCGACTGGAGCAGCAGCATCGTGAAGCGGGAGAAGCCCGCGACCGACCCCGACATGTCACACAGCAGGACGATGTCGGCGCGGCTGCGGGTGCGCCGCTTGTACGCGGGGCGCACCGGCACCCCGCCGGTGGACATCGCAGCGCGCAGGGTGCGCCGGATGTCGATGGTGCCGCGCGACTGGCGGCGCTGGCGGGCGGCCAGCTTGGCGGCGAGCTTGCGCGACAGGGGCGTGATGACGGCGTGCAGCTCGGCTGCCTCCGCCGTCCCGGTGAGAAGGAAGTCCTTGCGCTCCAAGGGGTCGCGCACCCCGTAGCGGGAGATGCGCTCGCGTCCGCGGACCTCGGCGTTGCGGCGCGCGGCCTCGGTCTCGATCTTGCGACGGAAGGCCCCGACCCGACCGCGGATCTCGTCGCGGTCGTAGCGGTCGCTCAGCTGCTCGGGCCGCCATGCGCTCCCGCCTCCGGGGGGGCCGCCGCCGGAGGCCCCACCGCTGCCGGAGCCGCTGCCGCCCGACCCTTCGCCCGAACCGCCGGTCACATCGCCGGCGTCCCTGGCCCGCTGCAACGCAGCGGCAATCGCCGTCTGCGGGGCGAGGCGCTCGATGGTCTGGTTGGCCGACCAGCCACCCGACGACGACTCGTTGGACAGGCGGCCCAGCTCCTGCAGCGCCCGAGACGCGAGTCGATCGAGCTCGGCCTCGTCGCCGCGGGCCAGCGCGTCGATGAGCTCGTCGCGGATGGCGGCGGCACGCTCACGGGCGCCCGCGGTGTCCGTCGGGGCGGACGGCTCGTCATCGCCTGTCCGGGCCCCGACCGCAGCGGGGAAGTGGATGTCGAAGAGCTGGTCGAAGACCGCCCGGTCCGCGGACCGACGCATCATGGTGGCGGCCAGCC
The genomic region above belongs to Janibacter limosus and contains:
- a CDS encoding response regulator transcription factor, with product MPPTPSPRVLIVEDDPTINQALTDRFVAEGFEVTRAHDGPSAVTAFAEHSPEVVVLDLMLPGFDGLEVCRRIQAVRPVPVLMLTARDDESDIIVGLGVGADDYLTKPFRMREVVARVRALLRRVERAAELGRSDDGPVQHDGLLLDERTRRCTVSGHAVHLTPTEFDLITLLAREPGVVLRREHIVADLWGWDDGLGRGSLDSHIKSLRTKVGAHRIRTVHGVGYALDDGSGQ
- a CDS encoding VWA domain-containing protein; this translates as MPDPLGERLVDLARSLRRHGVTVGTSEITDAASAARTLGLENRERLRTGLAATMMRRSADRAVFDQLFDIHFPAAVGARTGDDEPSAPTDTAGARERAAAIRDELIDALARGDEAELDRLASRALQELGRLSNESSSGGWSANQTIERLAPQTAIAAALQRARDAGDVTGGSGEGSGGSGSGSGGASGGGPPGGGSAWRPEQLSDRYDRDEIRGRVGAFRRKIETEAARRNAEVRGRERISRYGVRDPLERKDFLLTGTAEAAELHAVITPLSRKLAAKLAARQRRQSRGTIDIRRTLRAAMSTGGVPVRPAYKRRTRSRADIVLLCDMSGSVAGFSRFTMLLLQSLAGAFRRVRFIGFINTCDDITELVREAQFGEDISERVSREAQMTRWHGSSDYGSAFVDAVEHHLDAVGPRSTVLILGDARTNGTDPQVDALRELVSRAKHAVWLNPERSGMWDTGDSVASQYGQVVDMHEVRNIEQLRQFVSRLPVG